The Paenibacillus sophorae genome has a segment encoding these proteins:
- a CDS encoding DUF4023 domain-containing protein produces MESTNEFVEKLHDTQKKDEKNKHHGKGNAGFKLQNKQHSTNK; encoded by the coding sequence ATGGAAAGCACCAATGAATTTGTGGAAAAATTGCATGATACCCAGAAGAAAGACGAAAAAAATAAGCACCACGGCAAAGGGAACGCCGGGTTCAAACTGCAGAACAAGCAGCACAGTACGAATAAATAA
- a CDS encoding gamma-glutamylcyclotransferase codes for MKIKNARCAKGANDMELVFVYGTLRQGEENHHLMDNARPIALMAWTRGILMDTRRGYPAMAAEGSGVVAGELYEVTLEMMSRLDELEDFHGFGNPANEYERIRTDVTTDSGKREAWVYVYRERKYDVIAHGDWKLHLQRQNPNVLYFAYGSCMDMERITLAGAAEWFADVRGRGVAEGFNLQFTYRAEDGGRADLVETGGRTEGKLYSIPTECLDGYLYLREGVHSGKYRPTVVPVQCADGSIQDAVTFVVVDKKSDMSPPGHYLREILRGARPVVSAEYYAELEDRVWKEYEFRLAE; via the coding sequence GTGAAAATAAAGAACGCACGCTGCGCCAAAGGAGCAAACGACATGGAACTTGTTTTTGTCTACGGAACATTACGGCAGGGAGAAGAAAATCATCATCTAATGGATAATGCCCGGCCGATTGCGCTAATGGCGTGGACTCGGGGGATTTTGATGGATACGCGGCGCGGCTATCCGGCTATGGCAGCAGAAGGCTCCGGTGTCGTGGCTGGCGAGCTGTACGAAGTGACGCTGGAGATGATGAGCCGGCTGGACGAATTGGAGGACTTTCACGGTTTCGGTAATCCGGCGAATGAATATGAGCGGATCAGAACGGACGTGACGACCGACAGCGGAAAACGGGAAGCGTGGGTGTATGTATACCGGGAGCGGAAATATGATGTGATTGCTCATGGAGATTGGAAGCTGCATCTACAAAGGCAGAACCCGAATGTGCTTTATTTTGCCTATGGAAGCTGTATGGATATGGAGAGAATCACACTCGCCGGAGCTGCCGAATGGTTCGCTGATGTGAGAGGACGCGGAGTAGCGGAGGGGTTCAATCTTCAATTTACGTATCGGGCCGAGGACGGCGGCCGTGCCGATCTTGTCGAGACCGGGGGCAGGACGGAGGGAAAGCTGTACTCTATACCTACCGAATGTCTTGACGGTTATTTATATCTTCGGGAAGGTGTGCACAGCGGGAAATATCGACCTACAGTTGTCCCTGTTCAATGCGCAGACGGCAGTATACAGGATGCGGTAACATTCGTGGTTGTGGACAAAAAATCTGACATGTCCCCGCCGGGACATTATCTCCGGGAGATTT